In Scytonema millei VB511283, the genomic stretch ATCGACGATCGCGACAGTCGCGAAATCATCTGCTAGTACCCGTGCAGCCAGCATACCAGCAATGCTCCCTCCTATGACAACAGCACGATCTTGCCCGTGTCTCCGTTTTGAGTTCATCATCGCAGTATTTCGGCTAAGTGTTGGCGCAAAATCGTCTGAATCTGTTGACGAACTTCGCTTTCACTCAAGCTAGCATCAACTCGTACAATGCGGTGTGGATCTTGTCGAGCTAATTCTGAATATCCCTGTTGAACGCGACGATGAAAAGCGATCGCCTCTTGTTCGATGCGGTCGTTGCTTCCCCGTCCTTTAGTTCTCGCTAAACCGACTTTTACATCGAGATCTAACCAAATTGTTAAGTCGCTTTCCAGTCCCGCAGTGGCGATCGCATTGAGTTGATGGATTAAATTTAAATCTAAACCGCGACCGTAACCTTGATAAGCAATTGTGGAATCAGTGTAGCGATCGCACAGGATAATCGTGCCAGAGGCGATCGCGACCTTGAGCGTTTCTTCTACATGCTGGGCGCGATCGGCGGCGTACAATAACAATTCAGTCGTGCTGAATATGGGTGCTTCATCTCTAGATTCCAGCAGCAAAGAGCGCAGTTTTGCCCCTAATTGAGTCCCCCCTGGTTCCCTCGTTACGATGACATCTCGCTTAGGAGTCGTAGAGCTTAAAATTTCCCGCAGCCAGGATTGTGTGGCTTGAATTTGTGTTGTCTTGCCACTACCTTCAACACCTTCAAATACAATCAGTTTGCCTGGTAAGTTCAAATTCGTTCTTTATCAGGGGTAAGGGAGCAGGGAGTAGGGAGCAGGTGGCAAAATTATTTGTTAGCAATAACAGCTTTGAGACTGCGGCAGAATTCGGCGATCGCGGCGAGTCCTTGCTCTGGTGTCCCTTCAGCTAGACGCTTCACTATGGCACTACCCACAATGACTGCATCTGCACCCCACTGTTTTACTTGTGCTGCGTGTTCTGGCTGAGAAATGCCGAAGCCAATTCCTATTGGCTTATTGCTCATCTGCCGAATTTGGTGTAATAAGTCCTGCACTCGTGCTTCTAATCCAGTTCTGATCCCAGTAACGCCAGTCACGCTCACCAAATAAATAAATCCTTGGGAATGCTGTGCGATCGCCTCAATTCGTTCTGCCGAGCTGGTAGGAGCTACTAATAGTATGACTTCTACACCGTATTGAGTAGCCACCTGCAACACGTATTCCGCCTCTTCTAGAGGCAAATCTGGTATGACTAATCCTGCTACACCTGCTTGAGAGATCTGTTGAAAAAACGACTCGATTCCTCGGTATAAAATCGGGTTGTAGTAAGTAAATAAAATAATTGGCGATCGCAAATCTGACTTGACAGCCGCGACTATCTCCAATACTTGCTCTAACTTTGTTCCCCGTTGCAAAGCGCGGGTAGCTGCTGCTTGAATCGTAGGTCCATCAGCCAGTGGATCGGAGTAGGGAACGCCCAACTCTATGAGATCTGCACCTGCCGCATCCAAAACCCGTAGTGCCTCAGCGGTCGTTGCTAAGTCAGGATCGCCAGCTGTAATAAATGGGATCAAGGCACACTCTTGGCGATCGCGCAAAGACTTAAAACACTCGGAAATAGCAGTCATAAATTAGGGGTTACGAATTAATCTTTTCTTCTTTTTCCAATTCAGCTTGCAGCTTTTCCAGTTCTTCTGGTGAGAGTTCGTCTAACTTTTTTTGCCAGAAAGCTTCTTCATAGGCGCTTCGCTGCTGGTGATAGGTCATCTTCTTCCCCATCACGCGAAAGACATAACTTAGCAGCCATCCAATCAAACCACCTACTAATAATAGCTGGCTCCAGACACCAGCTTCTAGATTATCTAAGCCAGCAACTTTTAAGGCAATGTATGCCAAGCCTCCAGCAGCAAAAACTCCTAGAGTCACTCCGATCGCGTCAATTCGTCGCATTGCAACTGTGTCAATCACTCCTATGTCATTCTTTACCTACGTCTGAATTTGGCGGCGCTTGGGTCGAAAGTTGAGGAAGGGCGATAAAACCAATAAACCTGGGAAGAAGAAGAATACCATAAAGTACATAAAACCGCGCTCGAATGAAGTAGCCGTATACCACCTGAGATTTAAGTAGAGCAATAATGCGATCGGGAC encodes the following:
- the tmk gene encoding dTMP kinase; protein product: MNLPGKLIVFEGVEGSGKTTQIQATQSWLREILSSTTPKRDVIVTREPGGTQLGAKLRSLLLESRDEAPIFSTTELLLYAADRAQHVEETLKVAIASGTIILCDRYTDSTIAYQGYGRGLDLNLIHQLNAIATAGLESDLTIWLDLDVKVGLARTKGRGSNDRIEQEAIAFHRRVQQGYSELARQDPHRIVRVDASLSESEVRQQIQTILRQHLAEILR
- the trpA gene encoding tryptophan synthase subunit alpha — protein: MTAISECFKSLRDRQECALIPFITAGDPDLATTAEALRVLDAAGADLIELGVPYSDPLADGPTIQAAATRALQRGTKLEQVLEIVAAVKSDLRSPIILFTYYNPILYRGIESFFQQISQAGVAGLVIPDLPLEEAEYVLQVATQYGVEVILLVAPTSSAERIEAIAQHSQGFIYLVSVTGVTGIRTGLEARVQDLLHQIRQMSNKPIGIGFGISQPEHAAQVKQWGADAVIVGSAIVKRLAEGTPEQGLAAIAEFCRSLKAVIANK
- a CDS encoding DUF3007 family protein; the protein is MRRIDAIGVTLGVFAAGGLAYIALKVAGLDNLEAGVWSQLLLVGGLIGWLLSYVFRVMGKKMTYHQQRSAYEEAFWQKKLDELSPEELEKLQAELEKEEKINS
- the ndhL gene encoding NAD(P)H-quinone oxidoreductase subunit L; translated protein: MMVALLYLALAGAYLLVVPIALLLYLNLRWYTATSFERGFMYFMVFFFFPGLLVLSPFLNFRPKRRQIQT